From the Ciconia boyciana unplaced genomic scaffold, ASM3463844v1 HiC_scaffold_96, whole genome shotgun sequence genome, one window contains:
- the LOC140645999 gene encoding LOW QUALITY PROTEIN: uncharacterized protein (The sequence of the model RefSeq protein was modified relative to this genomic sequence to represent the inferred CDS: deleted 1 base in 1 codon) has translation MDSPRGESCLTDLITFYDETTGLVDEGRAADIAYLAFGKAFDTVSVCSICGNFPPCTLRRIKQCLLSKHALCVLGVILQRGNSFGDPDGTLKFETGLAQRLLPPPPGRIPPRPEGTQAPRAPVSTRSTRADPPRGRGQAKATDETANRDAGSAGGDLAAQWAPRRAWPSGGSAGATTGVVVADEIIGARAARSGGATTVFGKIIGKALPANVIYEDEECLAFHDLSPQAPTLFLVVPKEPIIRLSEAEDSGESLLGHLMIVGKMRAAHLGLTNGFRTVVDEGPEGGQSVCHVHLRILGGRQLGWPPG, from the exons atggattcaccaagggggGAGTCATGCTTGACCGACCTGAtaaccttctatgatgaaaCGACTGGCTTGGTAGACGAGGGGAGAGCAGCGGATATTGCCTACCTAGCCTTCGGGAAGGCTTTTGACACCGTCTCc gtgtgctcgatttgtggaaattttccaccttgcaccctgcgcagaataaagcaatgtctcctctctaaacatgctctgtgtgttttgggagttattttacagcgaggcaacagttttggcgacccagatgggactcTGAAATTCGAGACCGGACTCGCCCAACgtcttctccctccacccccaggtCGGATCCCTCCGCGCCCCGAGGGCACGCAAGCGCCCCGAGCCCCGGTAAGCACCAGGTCGACGAGGGCGGACCCGCCAAGGGGGCGAGGACAAGCGAAAGCGACAGACGAGACAGCCAATCGGGACGCGGGATCGGCCGGCGGCGATCTGGCGGCCCAATGGGCGCCGCGGAGGGCCTGGCCGAGTGGAGGAAGCGCGGGGGCGACAACGGGCGTTGTCGTGGCTGACGAGATTATTGGGGCGCGGGCCGCCCGGTCCGGTGGCGCCACTACTGTCTTCGGAAAGATCATCGGCAAGGCGCTT CCCGCCAACGTCATCTACGAGGACGAGGAG TGCCTTGCGTTCCATGATCTTTCACCCCAAGCTCCGACGCTTTTCCTAGTCGTGCCTAAGGAGCCAATTATCAGGCTATCTGAAGCAGAAGATTCTGGTGAATCT cttcttgggcaTTTAATGATTGTTGGCAAGATGCGTGCTGCTCACCTGGGCCTGACCAATGGGTTCCGGACGGTTGTGGATGAAGGGCCCGAGGGTGGGCAGTCTGTCTGTCACGTACATCTACGTATTCTGGGTGGCCGTCAGTTGGGCTGGCCGCCTGGCTAA